A region from the Lentisphaera profundi genome encodes:
- a CDS encoding S1 RNA-binding domain-containing protein, whose translation MNEIPDFISVDEDFASLFEAKSGSMKIDFKSGDAVKGKITLIDKSSLFVDIGARCEGIIPIGELLDNKGVLEFEVGDEIDAWVISDRNGEISLTVKLSGDALNETFEAAFTEKIPVEGKVIEERKGGYTVNLSGNMAFCPYSQMDSRPGDASLYLGQTFSFLITKIDDRGAVVSRRDYLNTLAEKQREKLQEELVEGDEITGVIRHIERFGFFVDIGGVDGLVPASEVSWKRNVDLNEFVSVGDEVSCKILALDWEKGRITLSLRACLQDPWDSDELFNGATFEAKVSSVQEFGAFLELIEGVDGLLHISQFKGIQPEVGESLKVKIDSLDLDQHRVSLSLFKGDVSELVEEVEAKDLTGTVENIKPYGVFMGLSDGRSGLLHVSQLDIPKSGDSTKFLEINYAKGTEHKIEAFKVEGGKISLCLPGKAVASENTAKMLNELHKKNKSESFGSLGGLFDGLDL comes from the coding sequence ATGAACGAGATACCTGATTTTATTAGTGTTGATGAAGATTTTGCTTCCTTATTTGAAGCTAAGTCTGGAAGTATGAAAATTGATTTTAAGTCAGGCGATGCCGTAAAAGGAAAAATCACTCTAATTGATAAGAGTTCTTTATTTGTAGATATCGGTGCACGCTGCGAAGGTATAATCCCCATTGGTGAACTTCTCGATAACAAAGGTGTACTTGAGTTTGAAGTTGGTGATGAGATCGACGCTTGGGTAATAAGTGACCGCAATGGTGAAATTAGCCTTACAGTGAAACTCTCTGGTGATGCTCTTAATGAAACTTTTGAAGCTGCTTTTACAGAGAAAATTCCTGTAGAAGGCAAAGTTATCGAAGAACGCAAGGGTGGTTATACAGTTAACTTAAGTGGGAATATGGCTTTTTGTCCTTATTCACAAATGGATTCTCGTCCTGGTGATGCGTCACTTTATCTTGGACAAACTTTTAGTTTTCTGATCACTAAAATTGATGATCGTGGTGCGGTAGTTTCACGTCGTGATTACTTAAATACTTTAGCGGAAAAGCAGAGAGAGAAACTCCAAGAAGAGCTTGTTGAAGGCGATGAAATAACGGGCGTCATTCGTCACATTGAGCGCTTTGGTTTTTTTGTAGATATTGGTGGTGTTGATGGTTTAGTTCCAGCCTCAGAAGTTTCTTGGAAGCGCAATGTAGATCTGAATGAATTTGTTTCTGTGGGAGATGAAGTAAGCTGTAAGATTTTGGCCCTCGATTGGGAAAAAGGGCGTATCACGCTCTCACTTCGCGCGTGCCTACAAGACCCATGGGATTCGGATGAACTCTTTAATGGTGCGACATTTGAAGCCAAGGTTAGTTCGGTTCAAGAGTTTGGTGCATTTTTAGAACTCATTGAAGGTGTAGATGGTCTTCTGCATATTTCGCAGTTCAAAGGTATTCAACCTGAAGTTGGTGAGTCACTTAAAGTGAAAATTGATTCACTCGATTTGGATCAACATCGCGTTTCTTTAAGCCTCTTCAAAGGTGATGTTAGTGAGCTTGTTGAAGAAGTCGAAGCGAAAGATTTAACGGGCACAGTTGAGAACATTAAGCCTTATGGCGTATTTATGGGCCTGTCTGATGGTCGCAGTGGTTTGCTTCATGTAAGTCAACTCGATATTCCAAAGAGTGGTGACTCAACAAAGTTTTTAGAAATCAATTATGCTAAAGGTACTGAGCATAAGATAGAAGCATTCAAAGTAGAAGGTGGTAAAATCTCTCTTTGTCTTCCTGGTAAGGCAGTAGCAAGTGAGAATACGGCTAAGATGCTTAATGAGCTTCATAAGAAAAATAAATCTGAGAGCTTTGGTAGCTTGGGTGGTTTATTTGACGGTTTAGATCTTTAG